A genomic stretch from Desulfotignum balticum DSM 7044 includes:
- a CDS encoding HU family DNA-binding protein, with protein sequence MNKGDLINKVAEVLESKKDAQKAVDCVVQAVTDALANNDSVTLVGFGTFKTAERKARKGRNPQTGKEIDIPARNVPKFIPGKALKEAVK encoded by the coding sequence ATGAACAAAGGCGATTTAATCAACAAGGTTGCAGAAGTACTGGAAAGTAAAAAAGATGCCCAAAAGGCTGTTGACTGTGTGGTTCAGGCAGTCACCGATGCGCTTGCCAACAATGATTCCGTGACCCTGGTGGGTTTTGGTACCTTTAAAACAGCGGAAAGAAAAGCCAGAAAAGGCAGAAATCCCCAGACCGGAAAAGAGATCGATATCCCGGCGAGAAACGTTCCCAAATTCATCCCTGGAAAAGCGTTGAAAGAAGCCGTTAAATAA